In the Sarcophilus harrisii chromosome 3, mSarHar1.11, whole genome shotgun sequence genome, one interval contains:
- the WASF2 gene encoding wiskott-Aldrich syndrome protein family member 2, with the protein MPLVTRNIEPRHLCRQTLPSVTSELECKTNISLANVIRQLGSLSKFAEDIFGELFSQANTFAFRMNSLAERVDRLQVKVTQLDPKEEEVSLQGINTRKAFKSSTTQDQKLFDRASLPVPVLETYNTCNAPPPLNNLSPYRDDGKEALKFYTDPSYFFDLWKEKMLQDTKDIMKEKRKHRKEKKDNPNRGNVNPRKIKTRKEEWEKLKMGQEFVESKEKLGSSGYPANLVYQNGSIGSVESVDTSGYPPPPQAESNSPPSPSFPDDSLPPPPVEFSYPADNQRGSGSAGPKRASLVSPSHPPPAPPLGSPPGPRPGFAPPAPPPPPPVAGVPPPPPPVGFASPGTPPPPSPPSFPPHPDFAAPPPPPPPPAADYPCLPPPPLTQPAGGAPPPPPPPPPPGPPPLSFGGSDGQLVPPPPLADSSASKPKSSLPPVNDARSDLLSAIRQGFQLRKVEEQQEQEKRDVVGNDVATILARRIAVEYSDSEDDSSEFDEEEWFD; encoded by the exons ATGCCGTTAGTAACGAGGAACATCGAGCCAAGGCACCTGTGCCGTCAGACGTTGCCTAGCGTTACAAGCGAGCTGGAATGCAAGACCAACATCTCCCTGGCAAATGTCATTCGACAGCTGGGCAGCCTGA GTAAATTTGCAGAGGACATTTTTGGAGAGCTCTTTAGTCAAGCAAATACCTTTGCCTTCCGGATGAACTCTCTGGCTGAGAGGGTTGACCGCCTACAAGTTAAAGTCACTCAGCTGGATCCCAAGGAGGAAGAAG TGTCACTGCAAGGGATTAACACCCGAAAGGCCTTCAAAAGCTCCACCACTCAAGATCAGAAGCTCTTCGACAGGGCCTCACTCCCGGTGCCTGTCCTGGAAACGTATAACACTTGTAATGCTCCTCCACCCCTCAACAATCTGTCCCCATACAG AGACGATGGCAAAGAAGCCCTCAAATTCTACACAGATCCATCGTACTTCTTTGATCTTTGGAAGGAGAAGATGCTTCAGGACACCAAGGACATcatgaaagagaagaggaagcacAGG aaagagaagaaggataaTCCAAATAGAGGAAATGTCAACCCACGGAAAATCAAAACCCGTAAGGAAGAATGGGAGAAACTGAAGATGGGACAGGAATTTGTGGAATCTAAAGAAAAACTGGGGTCTTCTGG GTACCCAGCTAACCTGGTGTATCAGAACGGCAGCATTGGCTCTGTAGAGAGTGTGGACACAAGTGGCTACCCACCTCCACCCCAGGCCGAGTCCaactctccaccctctccctccttccctgatgATAGCCTGCCACCGCCACCAGTGGAGTTCAG CTACCCAGCAGACAATCAAAGAGGATCTGGTTCAGCTGGACCTAAAAGAGCCAGTCTTGTTAGCCCAAGCCATCCTCCACCAGCTCCGCCTCTTGGCTCCCCACCTGGCCCCAGACCTGGGTTTGCTCCTCCTGCTCCCCCACCTCCACCACCAGTGGCGGGAgttcctccaccaccaccaccggTTGGATTTGCATCTCCAGGGACTCCACCacctccttctcctccatctttccctcctcaccctGATTTTGctgctcctcctcccccacctccacctCCAGCAGCTGACTACCCTTGtcttccaccccctcctctaacTCAGCCTGCTGGAGgtgctcctcctccccctcctcctcctcctcctcctggacCTCCACCTCTGTCTTTCGGTGGCAGTGATGGCCAGCTGGTCCCACCGCCACCACTTGCCGACAGCTCTGCATCCAAACCGAAGTCATCCTTGCCTCCTGTGAATGATGCCCGAAGTGACTTACTTTCAGCCATCCGTCAAG GCTTCCAGCTTCGCAAGGTGGAGGAGCAGCAAGAACAGGAGAAACGGGATGTCGTGGGCAATGATGTGGCCACCATCTTGGCCCGGCGAATTGCAGTCGAGTACAGCGACTCTGAGGACGACTCCTCGGAGTTTGACGAGGAGGAGTGGTTCGATTAG